DNA sequence from the Deltaproteobacteria bacterium GWA2_45_12 genome:
ATAAGAAAAAAGGCGAAATTTTAGGGAAATGGTTTTTTCTACCGGATAAAAAAATCCTGAAATTCTCCCGTGGCAGGAGCTTGCGAAATTTTTACTTCTAATACATGGGCTAAGGCCGGTCCACGATGGCACCAAGCTACAAAAGCTTCAATTTTTTCCGGCTTGCCTTCAACGACGGCCTCCACACTTCCATCAAAACAATTGCACACCCAACCTGTTAATCCCAAACGTAAACCCTCGCGAAGGGCACTGGCCCGATAGCCCACGCCTTGGACACGACCTTTAATTTTAAGAATACACCGTTTCATATTTTATTTATCCCCTACGCTTGTTGGCGTAGGATGCGAGCCTTGCCGAGTCAAAGCCCTCCGCCTTAGGCGGAGAATCTTGGGTCCAGGGCTTGCCTTGGGGTGCATACCATTGATCACAAAACCAAGTTTGAGAAAATTTTTTTGAAAAGGGGCCCCTGTACAAACAAATCGTCTTATGACATGTCTTTAACTCATGAAGTTATTCATTCTTTTAATCTTACTTTGTATCACTTTTGTGTCTACTTCCTTGGCTTCAGATTCCATCCAGTCGGGCTTAAGCGAGGAGCAATTAATTCGTCTTAAAGGCCAACCCTATTATCAGACAGAGCATTATTCACACAAAAAAGGGGAACAGGTATGGCTTTATACCAAAAAAAAAGAAGATAAAACTGTCGAAGAGAAAAAAATAATCGACTCCGAAACCCAATGGCCCACCCTTTACCGCAAAACGGTTACACGAACCTGCGATGTGGGAGATGTTTTTATGGAAGTATCGCAAGGAGTCGTCAAAAGCGTCATTCCCGCAAATGCCGCGATGGCTTATGGCCCTTGCGTGATTGCTACCCTTGAAGAATTCCTTCCCATCGTGGATGGCAAACCCTCCGAAGTCCGATCCAGGAAAACGACGAAAACTGCTCTGGAAAAAAACGGGAAATGAAAGTGAAAATTTTAAACTTACACGCGTGCCAGGAACATTTGCAGGTTCTTGCTTAACTTGGGCATTAATGGATAACCCCTGCAACTTAACTTATCGCAACATGCTGGTGCCATGGAGGATGTCGTCGAGCATTTTTTTTGTTTCATTTAACGTAAAAAGTTTTGTTGGATCAGCACCGGGAAAGTGAAAAATAAATTGGGGTTCTTGGAAGCGCGTTGCTTGTGGATAAAATTCTTTTGCTGTTTTGCTATCAACCCATAAAAATTGTACCCAGCCTGGATATTTTTCTGCAAAAGTTTTAAATTGCTCTAATGTATTTTTTTGTTTTGATGAAGCCCCTGCTGAGAAACCAACAATGGTGATGCCCTTATCATAGGAGGTTCCCAAGGTTTCAATCAATGTTACCAGATCTGTTACAGATACGATGCTTCGCGGAAATGGATCTGGTAAAGTTTCTGTGCCAAAGCCGCGATCAACAAATTGTGCCCCGCGCAAAAATACCATGCCACGATGAGCAAATCGAGAACCTTGAATACTCGCCTGACCTCGCCAAAACATGCTTTGCTGTGAATCGTTCCCTGTTTGTGCCCCACGATAACCGAGTGCTGCGCTGTCGGTAAAATTGTGAAGAGCAGTTCCATCTGCATCTTGTCCAGAGTAGGCAAGCGCAAGATCGTTTGGATCCAACATATGTTGAACACCGATAATATTTGCTGCGCCGCATTCTTCAAAACGCATCACTCTTTGCGCTTCCGGAGGAATATTCCCTAATTCTTGTATGATGTCGGTTAATTTAAGCGCGCCAATCTGATGCTCTTTGCCTTCCCCACCTCCGTGCCCATTGGAGACAAATTCAACCGCAACATCTTTCCAAAATGCAGGGCCTTTTCCAGCAGTATCGAGCGCGACAATTTTTTGAATGACATCGTGCAAATCTTTCAATTGATTGCCACGACATTGCACGGTGGCATTGCAAAAATCATATCTATTTCCGGCTAAAAGATAGACGGAATCATAACCTGCTGCCTTCCATGCGTCGGTCAGTTCGTGTTTGACTCCTGAGTCGAGAACGGCAACAGCATCACGATTTTGATCTGTTCCATCAAAAATAATTCCGATGCGAATAAGTTTACTCATTTGGCACCTTTTCTTCTACACGCTTTCCGTGCCCTGATATACCACTGGTTCCGGTAATGTGAATCTGATACGTTGGCGTCTCGGATTTCTCTAAATTGAGCATGATTTTTTGGCGATATTTTTTCCCATTAACGGTACTTGTGATTTGATGGGTTGGTCTTATGTAATCATAGAATAGAGGCTTGAGTGAATAATTTGCCGTTGGAGTTAAAAATGGAATCTGAAATTGAAGATCCCATTCGTTATGACTTGTTTGTTTTACTTTTGTAATGGGAATGTACATTTTGAGATTATCTGGTCCTTGCAACTCAAAGGTCATGCGCTTAACGGATTTTTCGTTAAAGGAGAGCAAATCAAGATCACCAGGAACTTCGGGGATTGTCATATGTAAGGTTGTGGTCTCGCCTGCTTGCAATTCTGATTTGGCAAGCTTCCACTTCATGGAATGGTTGCGTTCAAAGTCGTCAACAGAAACTGAATCAATGGGGGAGTTCTGGGGAGGGGGCTCTTTTGCTGGTCGTAAATGAGGATCTGGATAATTGATCCCTTTCAAATAGGGAATATCAAGAAAAGCATTGATCGAAATTTGCCATTCACCAGCAGGGGCAGTGGGCAACTTAAAACTCAAAGTTCCTGCGACATGGAGTTTTTTGTTTCCATTTCTATAATCCCACCAACGGTCTTGTCGATCGAACAGCAATGGAATTTTTAAGCGGCGTTTATTTTCCACCACATCCAAACGAGCTGTGCCAATTTCTTGAAAGCCTTCGAAATAAATATCCCCAGATGCTATTGCTTGAACAAGAACGTCGTCAGTATCCGAAGACTGCACTTCCAATATGGTCCATGGAAATGGAGCTGGATATTTAGGCAGTTGTAGGCTCAAGGCATCGAAAGGGCTTGTTGCTTGGGGTGGTAAGGTAAAGGGGAAACTGATTCGTGCTTGTTTCCCCCCTGCAGTCACCACATCAAAGGCTACGTTGAGCTGTGCATCCTTCAATTTAAAAAAATGCTGATAGGGAAGAGTAAAAGTGTAGGCGGAAGAATCTTTTCCTTCACTTTTTTGTGCCATAAGGTTTTGGAAATAATAAACCCTTCCAATTTTTGTGTTGCTCTCAAGATAGACTGTCATGTTTAATTTATTGGGCAACTGCAAGGCATCTTTTTTTGTTGGCGCTGGATTGATAATGTTGACTTGAAATGTAATTTTATCGTTGGCTGTCTGCAATGGTGCCACTTTGAACACAGTCGCTTGTGCTGGTTCAGGAATAACGACTTCTCCAGTGACTGGAATGTTTAATCGGAAACCCTTACTTTTTTCTTCAAGAACAACAACGGCACTTTTTTTTTCAACAACAACAACGGCAGCTTGTTTACGAATGTAGCTTGCTCCATTCAATACATAAGTGCCGGGTTTTGTCCAAGGCAGGATGGCTGATAAGCTATAATAAAGGCCCTTCTCTCCGGGCACGGGCTTAAAAGGTGACCAGCTTCTTTCTACGACTTCTCCAAGGCCCCCCTGGATGTTTATATCAGTAGCAATATTAGCTTGGACTATGGAATGAAACTGCCACGGAACATCTGATGGTAGTTGAATAAAAATGCCAATATATTTTTCTGTAACAAAGGGAGTTCCTTTCGCTTTGTTGTCTAAGGCCATGGTTGCCAGTTCCTGAAGAGTTTTTTCCGGAATGACAACCTCGCCTTCTGGTAGTTGAATGATTTTCGAAGAGACTTCCTGAGTTTGAGCAGGTTTAGTTGTTTCAAGCTTAGGTTCAGCCTTGGCAGCCTGTTGAGGTTTATTCAAGAGCGCTTCAAAAACATAATGTCTCTGGCCTGCCACTTCATGTTCGAGAAAATATTCCATACCTG
Encoded proteins:
- a CDS encoding acylphosphatase, whose product is MKRCILKIKGRVQGVGYRASALREGLRLGLTGWVCNCFDGSVEAVVEGKPEKIEAFVAWCHRGPALAHVLEVKISQAPATGEFQDFFIR